A portion of the Pirellulales bacterium genome contains these proteins:
- the gap gene encoding type I glyceraldehyde-3-phosphate dehydrogenase: protein MPVKVAINGFGRIGRLVYRAMQEQGMIGKDIDVVAVGDIVPADNLGYLVKYDTTQGQFKGEITSRKSSPDKADDDVLTVNGDDMHVVSAKSPAELPWKAMGVDIVIESTGLFTEAEKAKGHITAGAKKVIISAPAKNEDITVVMGVNHDKYDPKSHNIISNASCTTNCLAPLVHVLLKEGFGIDEGLMTTVHSYTATQKTVDGPSKKDWKGGRAAAQNIIPSTTGAAKAVALVCPEVKGKLTGMAFRVPTPTVSVVDLTVKTVKETSYAEISAAMKKASETYLNGILYHTTDEVVSSDFIHCAASSIFDAGSGIELNKKFFKLVSWYDNEWGYSLRVCDLLKHVIAKGF from the coding sequence GTGCCAGTCAAAGTCGCTATCAATGGGTTTGGCCGCATCGGTCGGTTGGTCTACCGCGCCATGCAAGAACAGGGAATGATCGGCAAGGATATTGATGTAGTCGCCGTGGGTGATATTGTCCCCGCGGATAACCTGGGCTATCTGGTCAAATACGACACCACCCAAGGGCAATTCAAGGGAGAAATAACCTCCCGCAAATCATCCCCCGATAAGGCCGATGACGATGTCTTGACCGTCAACGGCGACGACATGCATGTCGTTAGCGCCAAATCCCCCGCCGAATTGCCCTGGAAGGCCATGGGCGTGGACATCGTCATCGAATCGACGGGCTTATTTACCGAGGCGGAAAAAGCCAAAGGGCACATCACCGCCGGAGCCAAGAAAGTCATTATCTCCGCCCCGGCCAAGAACGAGGACATCACGGTGGTGATGGGGGTCAATCATGACAAATACGACCCCAAGTCACACAATATCATCAGCAACGCCAGTTGCACCACGAATTGCCTGGCGCCCCTGGTGCATGTGCTACTTAAAGAAGGTTTTGGCATTGACGAAGGGCTGATGACTACGGTCCACAGCTACACCGCCACGCAAAAAACCGTGGACGGCCCCAGCAAAAAGGATTGGAAGGGGGGACGTGCCGCCGCCCAGAATATCATTCCTAGCACCACAGGCGCCGCCAAAGCCGTGGCCCTGGTTTGTCCAGAGGTCAAAGGCAAGCTCACGGGGATGGCGTTTCGCGTGCCGACCCCCACGGTATCGGTGGTGGACTTGACGGTAAAGACGGTCAAAGAGACCAGCTACGCCGAGATTTCCGCCGCGATGAAGAAAGCGAGTGAAACCTATCTCAATGGGATTTTGTACCACACCACCGACGAAGTCGTGAGCAGCGATTTTATTCACTGCGCGGCTAGCTCGATCTTTGACGCGGGTTCGGGGATCGAACTGAACAAGAAGTTCTTTAAACTGGTTAGTTGGTACGACAACGAATGGGGCTATAGCCTGCGCGTGTGCGACCTGCTCAAGCATGTGATCGCCAAGGGATTTTAG
- a CDS encoding PQQ-dependent sugar dehydrogenase, with translation MSSNHWGRGLAASVISFAIACIGQFPAYGQDLLNDNIPFAAYNLKLRPYVTMPNGQRNIISMTTRPDDDRLYVTTQEGKIFAVEENAQGQTQLVEWFNMRAAVQAATGRDLNYQNFAHGGLRNVSFHPEFATNGKFYTSAMENRPANTAGHNYLGNSVSNVAADSAVVEWTYNHQTGQVVTNSYRELFRVNMPVYDHPVKQMKFNKHAVPGDEDYGKLYITHGDASVQSATAGGGQNRNDALGKVLRIDPLQAGNQRYTTPGNPFNNDPSTLDEIYALGFRNPHNLAFAKDATNQSKLIVVDIGRDNMEEVNLIEAGGNYGWSNREGTFVHLPGGGYINGVAPLPANEASLGYIYPAAQFDHDAITGQGFVGVAVAGSHVIANGSDPNLQGQYIFGDFGQTGKIYTAKFDDMLDAVTKLDPLDPTRDHPSELTQAPISQLRLEFDHDNNPLTPALLHDTFTSLIGNSRTDLRFGEGDAGELYLSSKRNGTIYLATNTVPEPSALALVAFALCAGTVARKSWLKK, from the coding sequence ATGTCATCGAATCATTGGGGACGCGGACTGGCGGCATCGGTCATTTCTTTTGCAATTGCTTGCATTGGTCAATTTCCCGCTTACGGCCAGGACCTGCTGAACGATAACATCCCTTTTGCCGCTTATAATTTGAAATTGCGCCCCTATGTGACCATGCCCAATGGGCAGCGGAACATCATCTCCATGACGACGCGGCCGGACGATGACCGGTTGTATGTTACCACCCAAGAAGGCAAGATCTTTGCCGTGGAAGAAAACGCCCAGGGTCAGACGCAACTGGTCGAGTGGTTCAACATGCGGGCCGCGGTGCAGGCGGCCACGGGCCGGGACCTGAATTACCAAAATTTTGCGCATGGAGGCTTGCGGAATGTCTCTTTTCACCCAGAATTTGCAACCAACGGCAAGTTTTATACCTCCGCCATGGAAAACCGTCCCGCCAACACCGCCGGACATAACTATCTGGGCAATAGCGTCAGCAATGTCGCCGCCGATAGCGCAGTGGTGGAATGGACCTACAACCACCAAACAGGCCAGGTTGTCACCAATAGCTACCGCGAGTTGTTTCGCGTGAACATGCCGGTCTATGACCACCCGGTCAAGCAGATGAAGTTTAACAAGCATGCCGTGCCGGGGGATGAGGATTACGGCAAGTTGTATATCACCCATGGCGATGCCAGCGTCCAGTCGGCCACGGCGGGAGGGGGCCAAAACCGCAACGACGCCCTGGGGAAGGTCCTGCGGATTGACCCGCTACAGGCCGGCAACCAGCGCTACACCACGCCGGGGAATCCTTTTAATAATGATCCAAGTACCCTGGACGAAATTTACGCCCTCGGCTTTCGCAATCCGCATAATTTGGCCTTTGCCAAGGATGCCACCAATCAATCCAAACTGATCGTAGTCGATATCGGCCGCGATAATATGGAAGAGGTCAACCTGATCGAAGCTGGGGGGAATTATGGCTGGTCCAATCGCGAAGGGACGTTTGTCCATCTGCCGGGCGGGGGGTACATCAATGGCGTCGCCCCGCTCCCCGCTAATGAGGCCAGCCTGGGCTATATTTATCCCGCGGCGCAGTTTGACCACGACGCCATCACCGGCCAGGGATTTGTGGGCGTGGCGGTCGCTGGCTCGCACGTGATTGCCAACGGCAGCGATCCCAATCTGCAGGGGCAGTACATCTTTGGCGATTTTGGCCAAACGGGCAAAATTTACACCGCCAAGTTTGACGACATGCTGGACGCCGTGACCAAGCTGGACCCGCTGGATCCCACGCGGGACCATCCCTCGGAACTGACCCAAGCGCCGATTAGCCAATTGCGGTTGGAATTTGACCATGACAACAATCCCCTGACCCCGGCGCTGCTGCACGACACATTCACGTCGTTGATTGGAAACTCTCGCACTGATTTGCGGTTTGGCGAAGGGGACGCGGGGGAATTGTATTTGTCCAGCAAGCGGAATGGCACGATCTATCTGGCGACCAACACGGTGCCGGAACCTTCGGCGCTGGCGCTGGTTGCTTTCGCGTTGTGTGCAGGAACTGTTGCCCGAAAATCCTGGTTAAAAAAGTAG
- the cysC gene encoding adenylyl-sulfate kinase, with the protein MADEKVHLHWHEHSVTRPEREALNKNKGCVVWFTGLSACGKSTIANLVDHKLHQLGKHSFVLDGDNVRLGLNAAPAGLKERHGEEFAKRFGLGFSAQDREENIRRIGAVGELFASAGIVALTAFISPYRKDRDAIRAKMQPGDFIEIFVDTPIEICEQRDPKGLYKKARAGEIKGFTGIDDPYEAPAKPELTLDGGKKTAEALADEVIAYLQAQGKLG; encoded by the coding sequence ATGGCTGACGAAAAAGTCCATCTGCATTGGCACGAACACAGTGTGACCCGCCCTGAACGCGAGGCTTTGAATAAGAACAAAGGGTGTGTGGTTTGGTTTACCGGCTTGAGCGCGTGCGGCAAAAGCACCATCGCCAATCTGGTCGATCACAAACTGCACCAACTGGGCAAACATAGCTTTGTGCTGGATGGAGACAACGTCCGCCTGGGCCTCAACGCTGCCCCCGCCGGACTAAAGGAACGCCATGGAGAGGAATTTGCCAAGCGGTTTGGGTTGGGTTTTTCCGCCCAGGATCGCGAGGAAAACATCCGCCGGATTGGCGCGGTGGGGGAGTTGTTTGCTAGCGCTGGTATTGTGGCCTTGACCGCTTTTATTAGCCCTTATCGTAAGGATCGGGACGCCATTCGAGCCAAGATGCAACCGGGCGACTTTATCGAGATTTTTGTCGACACACCGATTGAAATTTGCGAACAGCGCGACCCCAAGGGCCTGTATAAAAAAGCCCGCGCGGGCGAGATCAAGGGCTTTACGGGGATTGATGATCCCTACGAAGCCCCTGCCAAACCCGAACTGACCCTGGACGGCGGCAAAAAAACCGCCGAAGCCCTGGCCGACGAGGTCATCGCCTACCTGCAAGCCCAAGGGAAACTAGGCTAG
- a CDS encoding SPFH domain-containing protein: MLGFRYLKQPPNIYVALYKSGKAVREGAGLSFWYFSPTSEIVLIPLSSIGVPYVFNETTADFQEVSVQGEFTYRITEPKKLSTQLDYSVTPDGKYRTDDPQKLPERITHIAQKFARGFLQKLRLREALTSVEGLVETLGSQLPQAPALRELGVEVTQFNVISISARPEMAKALQAAAREQLLREADEAVYERRNNSVLLERTIKENELQTELVVQKRQREVQESQLAAEIALAETRLNADISRETERSKLVEQSSKNEQVAADARAYALRATLEPMRGLDWKTIFAMSGNDQSKSVISLAFQELAANAEKIQELSISPDLLNTLLRSND, translated from the coding sequence ATGCTCGGTTTTCGCTATTTAAAGCAGCCGCCAAATATTTACGTCGCCTTGTACAAATCGGGCAAGGCGGTCCGCGAGGGGGCGGGGCTGTCGTTTTGGTACTTTTCGCCGACGAGCGAGATTGTGCTCATCCCGCTTTCCAGCATTGGGGTGCCGTATGTCTTTAACGAGACCACAGCCGACTTTCAGGAAGTGAGCGTGCAGGGGGAGTTTACCTATCGGATCACCGAGCCAAAGAAGCTATCGACCCAGTTGGATTATTCGGTCACTCCCGATGGCAAGTACCGCACCGACGACCCGCAAAAGCTGCCGGAACGGATCACGCACATCGCGCAAAAGTTTGCCAGGGGATTTTTGCAAAAGCTGCGACTCCGCGAGGCATTGACCAGTGTCGAGGGATTGGTGGAAACACTCGGTTCCCAACTGCCCCAAGCCCCGGCCCTGCGCGAGTTGGGTGTGGAAGTGACGCAGTTTAATGTCATATCCATTAGCGCCCGGCCGGAAATGGCCAAGGCGCTGCAGGCCGCCGCGCGCGAGCAACTGCTGCGCGAAGCGGACGAGGCGGTGTACGAACGCCGCAACAATAGCGTTCTCTTGGAACGGACAATCAAGGAAAACGAGTTGCAAACAGAGCTAGTCGTCCAAAAGCGGCAACGCGAAGTGCAAGAAAGCCAATTGGCCGCGGAGATCGCCCTGGCTGAGACGCGGCTCAACGCCGATATCTCTCGCGAGACCGAGCGGTCCAAGTTAGTCGAACAAAGCAGCAAAAACGAGCAAGTCGCCGCCGACGCGCGGGCATATGCGCTGCGGGCCACACTGGAACCGATGCGAGGACTCGACTGGAAAACGATTTTTGCCATGTCGGGGAACGACCAAAGCAAGTCCGTCATCTCTCTGGCATTTCAGGAATTGGCCGCCAATGCGGAGAAGATACAAGAGTTATCAATTTCACCGGATCTGTTGAATACTCTGTTAAGAAGCAACGACTGA
- a CDS encoding prenyltransferase/squalene oxidase repeat-containing protein: MLHRRQLLQNTLGALAAVSASGLVGGLPTASAYDEKQYERIVNGGCDWIAKTQSNSGGWTGAQSSYPTAMTALAGMALICHGSTTTQGKYSGALRKCVDYLCAKSRSNGLIGDPKSDDRYTYGHGYAMMFLSQVLGEEEDIQRRQELTEVLKASVKFCIQAQTSSGGWGYVSAKEGGDFDEGSTTITQVQGLRGCRNAGIPVPKEAIDKAIKYIQKCTLSDGGVQYSAKTGGGGRPPISAAAIACLYNAGDYDDKLVPKMLEYVKKHYQSVGSDNDGHWHYAHYYYAQVVYREGGKLWQEYRDKMYVRLMNEAKSDGKVHYWDQGYIGPIYTTSINLTILQLEKAYLPLYQR, encoded by the coding sequence ATGTTGCATCGACGTCAATTGTTGCAAAATACGTTAGGCGCGTTGGCCGCGGTTTCCGCCAGCGGCTTGGTGGGGGGATTGCCGACTGCTTCGGCCTACGACGAAAAGCAATACGAACGAATCGTGAATGGCGGGTGTGACTGGATCGCCAAAACCCAAAGTAACTCCGGGGGCTGGACCGGTGCCCAAAGTTCTTACCCCACGGCCATGACCGCGCTCGCCGGAATGGCCCTTATTTGCCACGGCTCCACCACCACCCAGGGGAAATACTCCGGCGCCTTGCGCAAATGCGTGGATTACCTTTGTGCCAAGTCCCGCTCCAATGGGCTGATCGGCGATCCCAAATCCGACGACCGCTACACCTATGGGCATGGCTACGCGATGATGTTTCTCTCCCAAGTCCTCGGGGAGGAAGAAGACATTCAACGCCGCCAGGAATTGACCGAAGTGCTAAAGGCTTCCGTCAAGTTTTGCATTCAGGCGCAGACCTCTTCTGGCGGCTGGGGGTATGTGAGCGCCAAAGAGGGGGGGGACTTTGACGAAGGCTCCACCACCATCACCCAGGTGCAGGGGTTGCGCGGCTGCCGGAACGCGGGAATTCCCGTGCCCAAGGAAGCGATCGACAAGGCGATCAAATACATTCAAAAGTGTACCTTGTCGGACGGGGGGGTACAGTACAGCGCCAAGACCGGCGGCGGGGGGCGGCCCCCGATCTCGGCGGCGGCGATTGCGTGCCTGTACAATGCCGGTGATTATGACGACAAGCTGGTCCCCAAGATGCTAGAGTATGTGAAAAAGCATTATCAAAGCGTGGGGAGCGATAACGACGGGCACTGGCATTACGCCCATTATTACTACGCGCAGGTTGTTTATCGCGAAGGGGGTAAGCTATGGCAGGAATACCGCGATAAGATGTACGTGCGGCTGATGAACGAGGCCAAGTCCGACGGCAAGGTGCATTACTGGGACCAGGGGTATATTGGCCCGATCTATACGACTTCGATCAACCTGACGATCTTGCAACTGGAAAAGGCGTACTTGCCGCTATATCAGCGGTAG
- the cysK gene encoding cysteine synthase A, which produces MPTTTLPKGIKSDITQCIGSTPLVLLRHITGGCVATVAGKIENMNPLWSVKDRIARAMIDAAEAEGKIKEGTIIIEPTSGNTGIGLAYVCAARGYRFMATMPESMSLERRRLLKALGAELVLTPAAEGMPGAVRRATEMAAADSNYYMPQQFNNPANPAIHRKTTAEEIWRDTEGQVDIVVSGVGTGGTITGVGEVLKSRKPGVKMIAVEPANSPVITQHRNGEALKPGRHTIQGIGAGFIPGVLNVEVIDEVIQVQDDDAMETARDLAKREGLMCGISCGAAAWGALQVARRPENAGKLIVVVLPDLGERYLSTKLFPE; this is translated from the coding sequence ATGCCCACCACCACCTTGCCCAAGGGTATCAAATCGGACATCACGCAGTGCATTGGTAGTACGCCGCTAGTGCTCTTGCGTCATATCACCGGGGGCTGCGTGGCGACCGTCGCCGGAAAAATCGAAAATATGAATCCGCTTTGGAGCGTCAAGGACCGGATTGCCCGGGCGATGATTGACGCGGCCGAAGCCGAAGGGAAGATCAAGGAAGGGACGATTATTATCGAGCCAACCAGCGGAAACACGGGCATTGGCCTGGCATATGTGTGCGCCGCGCGGGGGTACCGCTTTATGGCGACCATGCCGGAAAGCATGTCCCTGGAACGTCGGCGATTGCTCAAGGCCCTCGGGGCGGAACTGGTCCTAACTCCGGCGGCCGAGGGGATGCCCGGCGCGGTCCGCCGCGCGACCGAAATGGCGGCCGCCGACAGCAACTACTATATGCCCCAACAGTTCAATAATCCGGCCAATCCCGCCATTCACCGCAAAACCACGGCCGAGGAAATCTGGCGCGATACCGAAGGACAGGTTGATATTGTGGTCAGCGGCGTCGGCACCGGCGGCACGATCACCGGCGTGGGGGAAGTCCTCAAAAGCCGTAAACCCGGCGTAAAGATGATCGCCGTCGAACCGGCGAATAGCCCCGTCATCACCCAGCATCGCAACGGTGAAGCGCTCAAACCGGGGCGGCATACCATTCAGGGGATTGGCGCGGGGTTTATTCCCGGAGTGCTGAATGTCGAAGTCATTGACGAAGTGATTCAGGTGCAGGACGACGACGCGATGGAAACCGCCCGCGATCTGGCTAAACGGGAAGGATTGATGTGCGGCATCAGTTGCGGGGCGGCGGCGTGGGGAGCCTTGCAAGTTGCCCGTCGACCGGAAAATGCCGGTAAACTGATCGTGGTCGTTCTACCCGACCTGGGCGAGCGGTATCTGAGCACAAAGCTGTTTCCGGAATAG
- a CDS encoding PEP-CTERM sorting domain-containing protein has protein sequence MNRTFFAFSLALWGASWACFVQTGRAGTFTLDPDNYAPQTDLRTIDPNVTLRVIVNETFPTPFAVTANPDENNSTSPHVFGHANVPFWNENRRLEMNFNAPTTNVQIDFIGASIFSDYIGQLDVYSGPTLLFSYQTPPLGDNEIRTLTAYRAGGDITRAVAYTPVNGNSPFMRLDHLVYSTVPEPSTWCLGVLGLGGMLAFAWNRTAKPQSRSVKPQRH, from the coding sequence ATGAATCGGACATTTTTTGCGTTTTCATTGGCCTTGTGGGGAGCCAGCTGGGCTTGCTTTGTCCAAACCGGCCGCGCAGGGACATTTACGCTGGATCCAGATAATTATGCCCCGCAGACCGACCTGCGCACGATCGATCCCAATGTAACGTTGCGGGTCATTGTGAACGAGACCTTTCCCACCCCTTTTGCCGTTACCGCCAATCCGGACGAGAACAACTCCACCAGCCCGCACGTCTTTGGCCATGCGAACGTTCCCTTTTGGAATGAGAATCGCCGGTTGGAAATGAATTTTAACGCCCCCACCACCAATGTGCAGATCGACTTTATCGGAGCGAGCATCTTTAGTGATTACATTGGTCAGTTGGATGTATACAGCGGCCCAACACTCTTGTTTAGTTACCAGACGCCTCCGCTGGGAGATAACGAAATCCGCACGCTGACCGCTTATCGCGCTGGGGGAGACATCACCCGCGCGGTCGCCTATACCCCAGTCAACGGCAATTCTCCCTTTATGCGGCTCGATCACTTGGTTTATTCAACCGTTCCCGAGCCATCCACCTGGTGCCTGGGCGTGCTGGGCCTGGGGGGAATGTTGGCCTTTGCATGGAATCGTACGGCTAAGCCGCAGAGTCGATCGGTTAAACCGCAGAGGCACTGA
- a CDS encoding DUF1549 and DUF1553 domain-containing protein: MAVLSKAGCNMGACHGNQNGKGGFKLSLRGQDAAFDFHAIAREFAGRRVNAFDPDASLLLQKPSMAVAHEGGMRLRPDSLEYDILRKWIAAGAQADSGDLPTVRGLHATPQDSILTAPQSSIPLNVQVEWSDGRVTDVTRLACYETSDPRVKITPTGVVEFVEPGEATILVRYLDVQQPVRVAQIPNRSDFVWQAPPGEGANLVDRHIEQRLKALRINPSLPCADHEFIRRATLDLLGILPTTAEVQAFLADSATDKREKLIDSLLQRPEFAESWATKWADILRVEEKYLDSKGVRATYEYLRGSLAANKPLDQLCRELVSTTGSTYDQPASNYYRALRDPISRAEATAQVFLGIRLQCAKCHNHPFDRWTQEDYYRWTAVFSRIDYDILKNLRRDDNDKHEFIGEQIVKETKSGEVTNPLTQQPAEPRFLGGADALPQNESRLATLGQWLTARDNRQFARALANRIWFYLLGQGLVEPVDDFRAANPATHPELLEALADELINSGYDLRRFITLVMRSQTYQRSYLTNASNSGDEGHYARTIPRRLPAEALLDAICQVTGSSIDWAGQPDGTRAAQRAGVGTRRKRAESGDVEKFLKSFGKPPRLTNCECERSSAGTIGQSLQLLSGPLLQELLADPDNRLSTWLQNGKSPEEIINELWWTALSRPPTQAELTQALAHWHRQEDPRRTLEDFAWALINSHEFWFRR, encoded by the coding sequence ATGGCTGTCCTTTCCAAGGCGGGTTGTAACATGGGTGCCTGCCACGGCAATCAAAACGGCAAAGGCGGGTTCAAGCTATCCCTACGGGGCCAGGACGCCGCATTTGACTTTCACGCTATCGCCCGCGAATTTGCCGGTCGACGGGTGAATGCCTTTGACCCCGACGCTAGCTTGCTCCTGCAAAAACCGAGCATGGCCGTCGCGCACGAAGGAGGGATGCGGCTCCGTCCCGATAGCCTGGAATATGATATTTTGCGCAAGTGGATCGCCGCCGGGGCGCAGGCGGATTCGGGGGATTTACCCACGGTCCGCGGATTGCACGCGACGCCCCAAGATTCTATCCTGACCGCTCCTCAAAGTAGCATACCACTGAATGTCCAGGTCGAATGGTCCGATGGCCGCGTGACCGATGTCACCCGCCTGGCTTGTTACGAAACATCCGATCCCCGGGTAAAAATCACGCCCACAGGTGTGGTCGAATTTGTGGAGCCTGGCGAAGCGACGATTTTGGTCAGATACTTGGATGTGCAGCAACCGGTGCGAGTGGCACAAATTCCCAACCGATCGGACTTTGTGTGGCAGGCTCCACCGGGGGAAGGGGCCAACCTGGTTGATCGCCATATCGAACAGCGCCTCAAAGCCCTGCGGATCAACCCCAGCCTCCCGTGCGCCGATCATGAATTTATCCGCCGCGCCACGCTGGACTTATTAGGCATTCTCCCCACCACGGCCGAGGTTCAGGCGTTTCTGGCTGACTCCGCGACGGATAAACGGGAAAAACTAATCGACTCGCTGTTGCAGCGGCCCGAATTTGCCGAATCTTGGGCGACGAAATGGGCGGACATTTTGCGGGTGGAAGAAAAGTACTTGGATAGTAAAGGGGTGCGGGCGACATACGAGTATTTGCGCGGCAGCTTGGCCGCGAATAAGCCGCTGGACCAGCTTTGCCGCGAACTGGTCAGCACAACCGGCAGTACGTACGACCAGCCGGCTTCCAACTATTACCGCGCGCTCCGCGACCCTATTAGCCGGGCCGAGGCCACCGCGCAGGTCTTTTTAGGCATTCGGTTGCAATGCGCCAAATGCCACAATCATCCGTTCGACCGCTGGACACAAGAAGACTATTACCGCTGGACCGCGGTCTTTAGCCGGATCGACTACGACATATTAAAAAATCTCCGCCGCGACGATAACGACAAGCACGAATTCATTGGCGAGCAAATTGTCAAAGAGACCAAGTCCGGCGAGGTGACCAACCCCCTCACGCAGCAGCCAGCCGAGCCGCGGTTTTTGGGGGGGGCGGATGCACTGCCGCAAAATGAATCCCGCCTGGCCACACTGGGCCAGTGGCTAACCGCGCGGGACAATCGCCAGTTCGCCCGCGCGCTGGCCAACCGGATTTGGTTTTATCTGCTGGGACAGGGGTTGGTGGAGCCGGTGGATGACTTTCGCGCGGCCAATCCCGCGACACACCCCGAACTGCTGGAAGCGCTGGCGGACGAGTTGATCAACTCCGGCTATGATTTACGGCGCTTTATCACATTAGTCATGCGGTCCCAAACTTACCAACGTTCTTACCTGACCAATGCCTCCAACTCCGGGGATGAAGGGCACTACGCCCGCACTATTCCCCGGCGGTTGCCCGCGGAGGCGCTCTTGGACGCGATCTGCCAGGTTACCGGATCAAGCATCGATTGGGCGGGCCAACCAGACGGCACCCGCGCGGCCCAGCGGGCGGGAGTGGGGACGCGGCGCAAGCGGGCCGAAAGCGGTGATGTCGAAAAATTTCTCAAATCGTTTGGCAAGCCGCCGCGCTTGACGAACTGCGAGTGCGAACGATCCTCCGCGGGAACAATTGGCCAATCATTACAACTGCTCAGCGGGCCGCTTCTACAGGAACTGCTGGCCGACCCGGACAACCGGCTTTCCACTTGGCTCCAGAACGGCAAATCCCCGGAAGAGATCATTAACGAACTGTGGTGGACCGCGCTTTCTCGTCCCCCCACGCAGGCGGAACTGACGCAGGCTCTCGCTCATTGGCACAGACAAGAAGACCCGCGGCGGACGCTAGAAGATTTTGCCTGGGCACTGATCAACTCGCACGAATTTTGGTTCAGGCGGTGA
- a CDS encoding PIN domain-containing protein gives MVLPKLVLYTNVLIAGLKSQLGASYKLLSSIDKGLFQVAVSVPLVFEYEAVAKRHSLLLGLTYNDIDDIIDFICKIADRRSVFYFWRPQLLDPADEMILELAVTAKCDAIVTHNVKHFIGISHKFEIETWTPQQALSHTPGITHEFN, from the coding sequence ATTGTATTACCCAAGCTTGTTCTATATACAAATGTTTTGATTGCGGGTCTGAAAAGTCAATTAGGGGCTTCCTACAAGCTATTGAGTTCAATTGACAAGGGATTGTTCCAAGTAGCTGTTTCAGTTCCGTTAGTTTTTGAATACGAGGCAGTTGCTAAACGACACTCACTCCTATTGGGCTTAACCTATAATGATATCGACGATATTATCGACTTTATTTGCAAAATCGCTGACCGTCGAAGTGTGTTTTATTTTTGGCGGCCTCAACTGCTTGATCCAGCGGATGAAATGATCCTAGAATTGGCGGTTACAGCGAAATGTGACGCTATTGTGACACATAATGTTAAACATTTTATAGGCATATCGCACAAATTTGAAATTGAAACTTGGACCCCCCAACAAGCCTTGAGCCACACTCCGGGAATAACCCATGAATTCAATTAG
- the lhgO gene encoding L-2-hydroxyglutarate oxidase → MPSTRTAEIAIIGGGIIGLATTYALLRKYRDKSVILLEKEDRLAAHQSGHNSGVLHSGIYYKPGTLRAQNCLRGNRELVKFCQHYGIKHEICGKVIVATTEAELPRLQSIYERGQTNGVPCERIDQAQLAKLEPHAQGVGAIHVPAAGIVDYPAVCEKLGQLIQAAGARVILNARVEQIHSTASEVELRTTAGDFTSKWLITCGGLQSDRLARMDRHDPRAQIVPFRGEYFQLRPSANHLCRNLIYPVPDPRFPFLGVHFTRRIDGTVECGPNAVLSWGRENYSGKPDWGDLWETLCYTGFQKLAWKHWRMGWAEMRRSRNKALFLQALQTLIPQVALDDLQPAPAGIRAQAVSPRGELIDDFVIEESTRGVHVLNAPSPAATASLAIGQIVAERLSKKWW, encoded by the coding sequence ATGCCCTCCACGCGCACCGCTGAAATTGCGATCATTGGCGGGGGAATTATCGGTTTGGCCACGACCTATGCTTTATTGCGTAAATATCGCGATAAATCCGTCATTCTGCTAGAAAAAGAAGATCGGCTGGCCGCCCATCAGTCGGGGCATAACTCGGGCGTGCTACATTCGGGCATTTACTACAAACCCGGAACATTACGAGCACAAAACTGCCTGCGGGGAAACCGCGAACTGGTCAAGTTTTGCCAGCATTACGGCATCAAGCACGAGATTTGCGGCAAAGTCATTGTCGCCACTACCGAGGCCGAATTGCCCCGCCTGCAATCAATCTATGAGCGCGGCCAGACCAACGGCGTCCCCTGTGAACGGATCGACCAAGCGCAACTAGCCAAGCTGGAACCGCACGCCCAGGGTGTGGGAGCGATTCATGTGCCGGCGGCGGGCATTGTGGATTATCCGGCGGTATGTGAAAAGTTGGGCCAGTTGATTCAAGCCGCCGGAGCCAGAGTGATCCTGAATGCCCGGGTGGAGCAAATCCATTCCACCGCCAGCGAGGTGGAACTGCGCACGACCGCGGGGGATTTTACCTCAAAGTGGCTGATTACCTGTGGCGGCTTGCAATCCGACCGGCTGGCGCGGATGGACCGGCATGATCCGCGGGCACAGATTGTCCCTTTTCGCGGAGAGTACTTTCAACTGCGGCCCAGCGCCAATCATCTTTGCCGCAATTTGATTTATCCAGTGCCTGATCCACGATTCCCATTTTTGGGCGTGCATTTCACCCGCCGAATCGATGGCACGGTCGAATGCGGACCAAACGCGGTCCTCTCTTGGGGTCGCGAAAATTATTCCGGCAAGCCCGACTGGGGGGACCTGTGGGAAACGCTGTGCTACACCGGTTTTCAAAAGTTGGCCTGGAAACACTGGCGCATGGGCTGGGCGGAAATGCGCCGCAGCCGCAATAAGGCGCTCTTTTTGCAAGCGTTACAGACGTTGATCCCCCAGGTCGCGCTCGATGATCTACAGCCCGCGCCGGCGGGCATCCGGGCGCAGGCGGTTTCACCACGGGGAGAGCTAATCGATGATTTTGTCATCGAAGAAAGCACGCGAGGGGTGCATGTACTGAACGCCCCGTCCCCGGCGGCGACGGCGTCCCTGGCAATCGGTCAAATCGTGGCGGAACGGCTGAGCAAAAAGTGGTGGTAG